Proteins encoded by one window of Caldalkalibacillus uzonensis:
- a CDS encoding amidohydrolase family protein, with protein MFVQKRFQTVELGAQLLRLKDRGLLREGYWADIVVFDPDTVLDRSTYEDPLQEPTGIHYVLVNGELTVKDGEYLGTTAGQVIRRKT; from the coding sequence TTGTTTGTCCAAAAAAGGTTTCAAACTGTCGAACTCGGGGCTCAACTTCTGCGCTTAAAAGATAGAGGATTATTAAGAGAAGGCTATTGGGCAGATATCGTGGTTTTTGATCCAGACACGGTTCTCGACCGTTCCACTTATGAAGATCCTTTGCAGGAACCGACAGGTATTCACTATGTCCTGGTCAATGGAGAATTGACAGTAAAAGATGGAGAATACCTCGGGACTACGGCAGGACAAGTAATTCGTAGAAAAACTTAA
- a CDS encoding class I adenylate-forming enzyme family protein, which yields MNLGQLFQFSVYRYPDNIAIVQGDRRVTFAELNQEVNRVASSLQRLGLKKQDRVLVLLKNRIETIVLFWAIQKIGAVFTPINLRLSPEDIHYCINDVEAKFVIFEESSAHTVMQGELSSRPIYIGLNVDNVDVSYTELLNHGSETFYSTLIDDDDISVILYTSGTTGRPKGVPRSHKNEYASTLAHIFQCYYEWHECTLGVMPIYHTMGLRSLIAMVLCNGTFVSMPDFDAHECLNTMVEEKVSCLYLTPTMYHDLVHHPEVKYMTFPSLRTLVYAGAPMSKALIQKCTEIFAPQHFINHYGSTEIYTFTTCSEVTKKPGCAGKPGIHQHIRLVVPDPERKASPLETVKKGEIGEIIVDMSSSEAFKGYWNRPDATASSIKDGWYFTGDLGYVDDEGDLYIVGRIDEMILYGGENIHPQEVERVIQDHPKVEDVVVVGEKDERWGQIVVAYVVPKDDTVSVQELDQYCKQHKQLSNYIRPRKYIFLAELPRTTAGKIAYRKLRDGQYSEYIF from the coding sequence ATGAACTTGGGTCAACTTTTTCAATTTTCAGTTTATAGATATCCTGACAATATAGCAATTGTACAAGGAGACAGAAGAGTAACTTTTGCCGAGTTAAATCAAGAAGTTAACCGCGTGGCTTCTTCACTGCAACGTCTTGGTTTAAAAAAACAGGATAGGGTGCTGGTGCTCCTCAAAAACAGAATAGAAACCATTGTTTTGTTCTGGGCCATTCAAAAAATAGGTGCTGTATTCACTCCTATTAATTTACGTCTCTCACCGGAAGATATCCATTATTGTATTAACGATGTGGAAGCAAAATTTGTTATTTTTGAAGAATCAAGCGCTCATACCGTCATGCAGGGAGAATTAAGCTCAAGGCCGATCTATATAGGTCTTAATGTAGATAACGTTGATGTTAGTTACACAGAACTTTTAAATCATGGCAGTGAAACCTTTTATTCGACCCTAATCGACGACGATGATATATCCGTTATTCTGTATACTTCAGGGACAACTGGCAGACCCAAAGGTGTGCCGCGCAGCCATAAAAATGAATATGCCTCAACACTGGCCCATATTTTTCAGTGCTACTATGAATGGCATGAATGTACCCTCGGGGTGATGCCTATCTATCATACAATGGGATTGAGATCTTTGATTGCCATGGTCCTTTGCAACGGTACATTTGTTTCTATGCCAGATTTTGATGCTCATGAGTGTTTAAATACCATGGTTGAGGAAAAGGTCTCTTGTTTGTATTTGACACCAACCATGTATCATGATCTTGTTCACCATCCTGAGGTAAAGTATATGACTTTCCCCTCTTTACGGACCCTTGTGTATGCAGGGGCTCCGATGTCCAAAGCATTGATTCAAAAATGTACCGAAATATTTGCACCACAACATTTTATAAACCATTACGGGAGTACAGAGATCTATACGTTCACAACATGTTCTGAGGTAACCAAAAAGCCAGGTTGTGCAGGCAAGCCTGGCATTCACCAACATATCAGATTGGTCGTTCCAGATCCAGAGAGAAAAGCTTCCCCATTAGAAACAGTAAAAAAAGGGGAAATCGGTGAAATTATTGTTGATATGAGTTCCAGTGAAGCATTCAAAGGGTACTGGAACCGGCCTGATGCGACGGCTAGTTCAATAAAAGATGGATGGTATTTTACAGGAGATTTAGGTTATGTTGATGACGAGGGAGATCTATATATTGTCGGCCGGATTGATGAAATGATTTTATATGGTGGGGAAAATATCCACCCTCAGGAAGTGGAAAGGGTGATACAGGATCACCCTAAGGTTGAAGATGTGGTGGTTGTGGGGGAAAAAGATGAACGTTGGGGCCAAATCGTGGTTGCCTATGTCGTTCCTAAAGATGACACAGTCAGCGTTCAGGAGCTGGATCAGTATTGCAAACAGCATAAACAACTCTCTAATTATATAAGACCACGCAAATATATATTTCTCGCTGAATTGCCCAGAACAACCGCTGGAAAGATTGCCTATCGCAAATTACGGGATGGTCAATACTCTGAATATATATTTTAA
- a CDS encoding helix-turn-helix domain-containing protein, giving the protein MADILMVDDDLESRLTVRSVIKESQYQYLSFREEQSVKDALLHLKHHQPVLVIIDLSLPDGNGLELGKAALELYPQLPVMVITQLQMFETVQECINAGFAAYYLKPVTKFELLTTFNRLLKFRLSRETHQFMNNTSAQSVQTDLANPIKTAIHYIQAHYSEPITLNELADKVYLSPSHFSRLFKEETGTTFVEYLTSYRIEKSKSLLKMTSLPIEVIANNIGFTSASYFATTFKRIEGMKPSEYRKLFSNLTKIE; this is encoded by the coding sequence TTGGCTGATATATTAATGGTTGATGATGATTTAGAAAGCCGTTTGACTGTCCGGTCTGTCATCAAAGAGAGTCAATACCAGTATCTTTCTTTTAGGGAAGAACAGTCTGTCAAAGATGCATTGTTACATTTGAAGCATCATCAACCAGTGTTGGTGATCATCGATCTTTCACTCCCTGATGGAAACGGGTTGGAGCTTGGTAAAGCTGCTCTTGAATTGTATCCCCAACTCCCAGTTATGGTTATAACACAGTTGCAAATGTTTGAGACAGTCCAGGAGTGTATCAATGCCGGCTTTGCAGCGTATTATTTGAAACCGGTTACAAAATTTGAGCTCCTGACTACTTTTAACCGTTTACTAAAATTCAGATTGTCAAGAGAAACTCACCAATTTATGAACAATACTTCTGCACAATCAGTTCAAACCGACTTAGCCAATCCAATTAAGACTGCCATTCACTACATTCAAGCACATTATAGTGAGCCCATTACACTTAATGAATTAGCAGATAAGGTATACTTGAGCCCTTCCCACTTTAGCCGATTATTTAAAGAGGAAACAGGAACAACATTTGTGGAATATTTAACAAGTTATCGTATCGAAAAATCTAAAAGCCTCTTAAAAATGACCTCTCTGCCCATAGAGGTAATTGCTAATAATATTGGTTTTACCAGCGCCAGTTATTTTGCAACAACATTTAAAAGAATAGAAGGTATGAAACCCAGCGAATACCGCAAATTATTTTCCAATCTGACAAAAATTGAGTGA
- a CDS encoding XdhC family protein, whose product MEQIIKALERCLVLQQKAVLATIIKTEGSTYRQVGAKCLIQEDGQLIGVLSGGCVEGDLYTYCQEVLSTGECMSIKYDFRRDDDLVWGLGVGCEGALTIWLQPFDPVKRPEQAKYILTLYQQVLFSTTPQTVLTIVSSDDSSRIWPGAQWILKKDGFKEGQSLPNQYKRLIENSIFTNKMVKKVSQLTEGTVTIDGRRINVTVFIDKIKPIPRMVIFGAGPDAVPLVRGAKLLNWHVTVVDHRSAYATSSHLPDADQVILVPSGQFPKDLVLGPGTSAVIMSHHFHQDSIYLKGLLHEHISFIGILGSRKRTEKLLEALRVNDSQTNDLDQSNLYYPVGLDIGAETPEEIALSILSEIVAHYHNRSGGSLSMRKGPIHPRSQYTSQEINGPKAFQSLGVEKVP is encoded by the coding sequence ATGGAACAGATTATCAAGGCCTTAGAGCGGTGCTTGGTTCTGCAACAAAAAGCGGTCCTGGCTACGATCATTAAAACAGAAGGTTCAACATACAGACAGGTTGGAGCAAAATGTTTAATCCAGGAGGATGGTCAGCTCATCGGTGTTTTAAGCGGTGGATGTGTGGAAGGTGACCTTTATACTTATTGTCAGGAAGTGTTATCAACGGGAGAATGCATGTCCATTAAGTATGATTTTCGCAGAGACGATGATCTGGTCTGGGGGCTTGGGGTGGGCTGTGAAGGAGCTTTAACCATTTGGCTTCAGCCTTTTGATCCCGTAAAACGGCCTGAGCAAGCCAAATACATCCTAACACTTTATCAACAGGTGCTTTTCAGCACAACACCCCAGACTGTGCTGACAATTGTCTCTTCTGATGATTCATCAAGAATTTGGCCGGGGGCTCAGTGGATCCTGAAAAAGGATGGGTTTAAGGAAGGACAGAGCTTGCCAAATCAATATAAAAGGTTAATAGAAAACAGTATTTTTACAAATAAAATGGTGAAAAAGGTTTCTCAATTAACAGAGGGGACGGTCACAATCGATGGAAGGCGCATTAATGTAACCGTTTTTATAGATAAAATCAAGCCAATCCCCCGGATGGTCATTTTTGGGGCAGGACCGGATGCAGTGCCATTGGTCAGGGGAGCCAAACTGCTTAACTGGCATGTCACCGTGGTTGATCACAGGTCTGCTTATGCGACATCATCCCACTTGCCAGATGCGGATCAAGTCATTTTAGTGCCATCCGGCCAGTTTCCAAAAGATCTGGTACTCGGCCCGGGAACGAGTGCAGTCATTATGTCACATCACTTTCATCAAGATTCGATTTATTTGAAGGGGCTTTTACATGAACATATATCATTTATAGGTATTTTAGGTTCCCGTAAGCGGACGGAAAAACTATTGGAAGCATTGCGTGTGAATGATTCCCAGACCAATGACCTGGATCAAAGTAACTTATATTATCCAGTAGGCTTAGACATTGGTGCTGAGACACCTGAAGAGATTGCATTAAGTATTCTTTCAGAAATTGTGGCTCATTACCACAACCGCTCCGGTGGATCGTTAAGTATGCGTAAGGGCCCTATTCATCCAAGGAGCCAATATACCAGTCAAGAAATTAATGGTCCAAAAGCCTTCCAATCTCTTGGGGTGGAAAAAGTGCCATGA
- a CDS encoding nucleotidyltransferase family protein — protein MMTKSVWILVLAAGFSKRMGEQKLLLPIGKESLLRYVVQKAVKAQSSGVVVVLNPNFPQLFDELKNLPVYIVWNPKAHLGLGSSIQYGIQSLPASAEAVTVLLADQPHINLDVIKRVMKTYWDTQAPIVQANYLGQPGHPVLFDKSLFSELMSLKGDRGGKDIINKYKQYQKWVYIPYIPPTDIDTYEDYQHIILEKGDEV, from the coding sequence ATGATGACGAAATCGGTTTGGATACTTGTTCTGGCAGCCGGTTTTTCAAAACGAATGGGTGAACAAAAGTTATTGCTCCCAATTGGAAAAGAGAGTTTGTTAAGATATGTGGTTCAAAAAGCAGTCAAAGCCCAAAGCAGTGGTGTGGTGGTGGTCTTAAATCCAAATTTTCCTCAATTGTTTGATGAACTAAAGAATCTGCCGGTGTATATAGTTTGGAACCCAAAGGCCCATCTTGGATTAGGTTCTTCCATTCAATATGGGATCCAATCATTACCCGCCTCTGCAGAAGCAGTGACGGTATTATTAGCCGATCAGCCTCATATTAACCTTGATGTGATCAAGCGGGTAATGAAAACGTATTGGGATACACAAGCACCCATCGTTCAGGCTAACTACCTGGGGCAACCCGGTCACCCTGTTCTGTTTGACAAAAGTTTGTTTTCGGAATTGATGTCCTTAAAAGGAGACCGAGGTGGAAAAGACATTATCAATAAATATAAACAATATCAAAAATGGGTTTATATTCCATATATTCCACCTACAGACATTGATACCTACGAAGATTATCAGCATATTATTTTGGAAAAGGGAGATGAAGTATGA